From a single Shewanella donghaensis genomic region:
- a CDS encoding peptide MFS transporter — MSNVKPQGTMLGHPKGLFLLFTTELWERFSYYAMRAILVLYLVDKVQGEGGHGLGWTSADALSLYGTFTGLVYLTPLIGGWLADNVLGQRKAIYIGGALMAIGQFTLAFPHSWIPGSETIAFYIGLFTLIIGNGLFKPNISTMVGDLYEEGDHRRDGAFTIFYMGINVGAALAGFVVAWAYTAFGQTVLFEGQEIFINNWQAGFFCAGVGMVLSLITQFIFAQKLLGDIGRYPSAKVEKEKNEAAGEVRKEPLTKIERDRIKVIMIMGLFTIIFWAGFEQAGGLLNLFTNDFTDRSIGNWEVPTTWFQSLNAMFIVIFAPVLASIWIRLGKNEPNSPVKFALGLILLGIGFLFMIGAVLEMDGDASAKSSMWWLVGAYFFHTMGELCLSPIGLSMVTKLAPLRIASLMMGAWFLFVAIANKIGGIVGSFIGHDGTKEEQLANAMGIFAGIAITSAISGIILYFMADKLVTWMHGAEGHNETEEQALAEEIAVTAEHEAINR; from the coding sequence ATGAGCAATGTAAAACCACAGGGGACCATGCTTGGTCATCCCAAGGGGCTTTTCCTGCTGTTTACAACAGAACTATGGGAAAGATTCAGTTACTACGCAATGCGTGCCATTTTGGTTCTATATCTCGTAGATAAAGTACAAGGTGAAGGCGGGCACGGCTTAGGTTGGACAAGTGCTGATGCACTATCTCTATACGGTACTTTTACTGGTTTAGTTTATTTAACCCCTCTCATTGGTGGCTGGTTAGCTGATAATGTGCTTGGCCAACGTAAAGCGATTTATATCGGTGGCGCACTTATGGCCATCGGACAATTTACACTTGCTTTCCCACATAGCTGGATCCCAGGTTCAGAAACTATAGCATTCTATATAGGTCTATTTACTCTCATCATTGGTAACGGTTTATTTAAGCCAAACATCTCTACCATGGTTGGTGACTTATATGAAGAAGGCGATCATCGTCGTGATGGTGCATTCACTATTTTCTATATGGGTATTAACGTCGGTGCTGCGCTAGCTGGTTTTGTTGTTGCATGGGCTTATACAGCATTTGGACAAACAGTATTATTTGAAGGCCAAGAAATTTTTATTAATAACTGGCAAGCAGGTTTCTTCTGTGCTGGTGTTGGTATGGTGTTATCTTTAATCACTCAATTCATTTTTGCACAAAAGCTTCTTGGTGATATCGGTCGATACCCTTCAGCTAAAGTGGAAAAAGAAAAAAATGAAGCCGCAGGTGAAGTACGTAAAGAACCACTAACTAAAATCGAACGTGACCGCATTAAAGTGATTATGATAATGGGTCTATTCACTATTATCTTCTGGGCTGGTTTCGAACAAGCAGGTGGTTTATTAAACCTATTTACCAACGACTTTACTGACCGTTCGATTGGTAACTGGGAAGTTCCAACGACATGGTTCCAATCTCTTAACGCGATGTTTATTGTTATTTTCGCCCCAGTACTGGCATCTATATGGATCCGTCTAGGTAAAAATGAACCTAACTCTCCAGTTAAGTTTGCACTTGGTCTTATCCTTTTAGGTATCGGCTTCTTATTCATGATTGGTGCAGTACTTGAAATGGATGGTGATGCGAGTGCTAAGTCAAGTATGTGGTGGTTAGTAGGTGCATACTTCTTCCATACAATGGGTGAGTTATGTTTATCGCCGATTGGCTTATCAATGGTAACTAAATTGGCTCCACTTCGTATCGCTTCATTGATGATGGGTGCATGGTTCCTATTCGTTGCTATCGCTAATAAAATTGGTGGTATCGTTGGTTCATTTATTGGCCACGATGGCACTAAAGAAGAGCAACTAGCCAATGCGATGGGTATCTTTGCAGGTATCGCGATTACCTCAGCAATATCAGGTATTATCTTATACTTCATGGCTGACAAGTTAGTGACTTGGATGCACGGCGCTGAAGGTCACAATGAAACAGAAGAACAAGCTTTAGCTGAAGAAATTGCAGTAACAGCTGAACATGAAGCGATTAACCGATAA
- a CDS encoding response regulator: protein MALTNVTVLLVEDDAVFRQLLADFLSQQGAVVFQANDGEEGVAVFSQHLVDIDIVIADLSMPRLGGLGMLKQIVKLNPAVPSIVISGNNVMADVVEALRYGASDYLVKPVADLSIIELAIEQAIAPQQNQFDVIDFNDSHAVINSAANMSEDLSYQELIDNFSLLEHSAEAAKSVQQQLFPASDIRYPQASIHYSLCKNSDVSAYFIDSTMVGDKHLIMYMAHFHPEDNRAAFGCVLLRSFVNQKLKEYRNSISNTLIEPFNMLSYLNERMANSGLSLNVDMVYVCVELEQYRVAIGQAGSGLRCYLRNSKGLAPIAISESLPLGTVEWNKPSMQFRSLLPEETICIASNDAKQRQRLLNDQFDGLFYNVDLSAGGFMELELTA from the coding sequence ATGGCATTAACCAATGTCACTGTTTTATTAGTTGAAGATGATGCTGTATTTAGGCAGTTGTTGGCTGATTTTTTAAGCCAGCAAGGTGCTGTAGTATTTCAAGCTAATGACGGTGAAGAAGGTGTCGCTGTTTTTAGTCAGCACCTAGTCGATATTGATATTGTGATAGCCGATTTGAGTATGCCAAGGTTAGGTGGTCTCGGTATGCTCAAACAAATCGTTAAACTCAATCCTGCAGTGCCTTCCATTGTTATATCCGGTAATAATGTTATGGCTGATGTCGTTGAGGCATTACGCTATGGCGCTAGTGATTACCTTGTTAAACCGGTTGCTGATTTGTCGATCATTGAGCTGGCAATTGAGCAAGCTATCGCCCCGCAACAAAATCAGTTTGATGTCATCGACTTTAATGACAGTCATGCTGTAATTAACTCCGCAGCGAATATGAGTGAAGATTTGTCTTACCAGGAGTTAATCGATAACTTCTCTTTGCTTGAGCATAGTGCAGAAGCCGCTAAGAGTGTACAGCAACAACTTTTCCCCGCCTCAGATATTCGTTACCCACAAGCGAGTATTCATTATAGTCTTTGTAAGAATAGTGATGTTAGTGCCTATTTTATTGATTCTACTATGGTTGGCGATAAGCATTTAATTATGTATATGGCACATTTTCATCCTGAAGATAATAGAGCTGCATTTGGTTGTGTGTTATTACGCAGTTTTGTAAATCAAAAGCTCAAAGAGTATCGAAACAGTATCAGTAACACCCTCATTGAACCTTTCAATATGTTGAGTTACTTAAATGAAAGGATGGCCAATTCAGGGCTTAGCTTAAATGTGGATATGGTGTATGTGTGTGTTGAGTTAGAACAATATAGAGTCGCGATAGGACAAGCGGGCAGTGGTTTACGATGTTATTTACGCAATAGTAAAGGCTTGGCTCCTATCGCCATCTCTGAGTCATTACCATTAGGTACTGTTGAGTGGAATAAGCCCAGCATGCAATTTAGGAGTCTGTTGCCAGAAGAAACTATTTGTATAGCGAGTAATGATGCTAAACAGCGACAGCGCTTACTTAATGATCAGTTTGATGGTTTGTTTTATAACGTAGATTTGTCGGCAGGTGGTTTCATGGAGCTCGAACTGACAGCTTAG
- a CDS encoding MlaA family lipoprotein: MKYKWMLLFLLVGCFSFTLKAEQKTPLSAELEEKPAVEILYNDPRDPIEGFNRAMWDFNYLVLDRHFFRPVAHGYNDYLPTPVKSGVNNFVRNFDEPSSLVNNALQGKWDWAANAGGRFTINTTLGLFGVIDVANMMGMSRKQDDFNEVLGYYGVPNGPYFMAPFFGPYVTRELAADWVDGLYFPLSEFLLWQSIVKWGLKNLDSRASAIDQERLLDNALDPYTFVKEAYFQYMDYKVYDGNVPVKQNDDDLLDEYLSELD; the protein is encoded by the coding sequence ATGAAGTATAAATGGATGTTACTTTTTTTGTTGGTGGGTTGTTTTTCATTTACGTTAAAGGCTGAGCAAAAAACGCCTTTATCAGCAGAGCTTGAAGAAAAGCCAGCAGTCGAAATTCTATATAATGATCCGCGCGATCCTATTGAAGGATTTAACCGCGCGATGTGGGATTTTAATTACCTGGTACTAGACCGACATTTTTTCCGCCCTGTGGCGCATGGATATAATGATTACCTGCCAACCCCTGTAAAGTCAGGTGTTAATAATTTTGTGAGAAATTTCGACGAGCCAAGCTCCCTAGTGAACAATGCCTTACAGGGGAAGTGGGATTGGGCAGCTAATGCTGGTGGCCGATTTACCATTAATACAACGCTTGGATTATTTGGTGTTATTGATGTGGCAAATATGATGGGAATGTCACGAAAACAAGATGATTTCAACGAAGTCTTAGGTTATTACGGCGTTCCGAATGGACCTTATTTTATGGCGCCATTTTTTGGGCCTTATGTGACAAGGGAACTCGCCGCAGATTGGGTTGATGGTCTATACTTTCCACTATCAGAGTTTTTATTATGGCAATCCATTGTGAAGTGGGGGTTAAAGAATCTAGACTCTCGTGCTTCTGCCATTGATCAAGAGCGCTTACTTGATAACGCGCTTGACCCTTATACATTTGTAAAAGAAGCTTATTTTCAGTACATGGATTATAAAGTTTATGATGGCAATGTGCCTGTTAAACAAAATGATGATGATTTACTGGATGAATACTTATCTGAACTTGATTAA
- a CDS encoding EscU/YscU/HrcU family type III secretion system export apparatus switch protein, with protein MTNKKQAVALSFDGNSAPKITATGKDLVAEEIISLAKDAGIFIHQDENLSNFLQLLELGDEVPKELYTLIAELIAFVYMLDGKFPEQWDNLHQKIIEQA; from the coding sequence ATGACAAATAAAAAACAGGCTGTAGCACTGAGTTTTGATGGCAATAGTGCACCGAAAATTACTGCGACAGGTAAAGACTTAGTCGCTGAAGAAATCATATCGCTTGCAAAAGATGCAGGCATATTTATCCATCAAGATGAAAATCTAAGTAATTTTTTACAGCTTCTAGAACTTGGAGATGAAGTGCCAAAAGAGCTCTATACATTAATTGCCGAACTCATCGCCTTTGTTTATATGCTAGATGGGAAATTTCCTGAACAATGGGACAACTTACACCAAAAAATTATTGAACAAGCCTAA
- a CDS encoding DUF2802 domain-containing protein, whose amino-acid sequence MTQELLIFIVVYVLSVIGMGIFFSKRTTKLQSKVDALTVLVKENDRQRESLKRELQELRSGTIGVGKRVLELEQKISKQSEIIEEASQQDPQSKLYSRALKMVALGAGVEELVQECELPKAEAELIIRLHKK is encoded by the coding sequence ATGACGCAAGAATTACTTATTTTCATTGTTGTCTATGTTTTAAGTGTTATCGGTATGGGAATATTCTTCTCAAAAAGAACCACTAAACTTCAATCCAAAGTCGATGCTCTTACCGTGTTGGTGAAAGAGAATGATAGACAACGAGAAAGTCTAAAACGAGAGTTACAAGAACTACGAAGTGGCACCATAGGTGTCGGTAAGCGTGTATTAGAGTTAGAGCAAAAAATTAGTAAGCAATCTGAGATAATAGAAGAGGCAAGTCAGCAAGATCCGCAATCGAAGTTATATTCAAGGGCATTAAAAATGGTTGCATTGGGTGCGGGTGTAGAAGAGCTGGTTCAAGAGTGTGAATTACCTAAAGCGGAAGCTGAATTGATTATTCGCTTACATAAAAAATAA
- a CDS encoding chemotaxis protein CheW, which yields MTDSRNVATAAAGKEDVVLQWVTFKLDNETYGINVMQVQEVLRYTEIAPVPGAPLYVLGIINLRGNVVTVIDTRSRFGLNSAEVDDSSRVVIIEAEKQVIGILVDSVAEVVYLRRSEIDNAPNVGTEESAKFIQGVSNRDNELLILVDLDKLLSDDEWAELTQL from the coding sequence ATGACAGACTCAAGAAATGTAGCAACAGCAGCTGCAGGTAAAGAAGACGTAGTATTACAGTGGGTTACATTTAAATTAGATAATGAAACTTACGGTATCAATGTTATGCAAGTGCAAGAAGTGTTGCGCTATACTGAGATCGCACCAGTGCCTGGTGCACCTCTTTATGTATTAGGTATTATTAATTTGCGCGGTAATGTCGTGACAGTTATTGATACTCGCTCACGTTTTGGTCTTAATTCGGCTGAAGTGGATGACTCTTCTCGAGTTGTGATTATTGAAGCAGAAAAACAAGTCATTGGTATTTTAGTCGATAGTGTGGCTGAAGTGGTATATTTGCGTCGTTCTGAAATAGATAATGCGCCTAATGTCGGTACTGAAGAAAGCGCCAAGTTCATTCAAGGTGTGAGTAATCGTGATAATGAGCTATTAATTTTAGTTGATTTAGACAAATTATTGTCAGACGATGAATGGGCTGAATTAACACAGTTATAA
- a CDS encoding chemotaxis protein CheW: MSKSVDETVFDFFCILLQEPTETVPDAEEFETDKKALSAIENDNESLIKQSTFAEDVVKEVNVEKNNKNALSSEIQPSSHIKKEQVNSSMFQSPAPARVNRPDTAQKHFAQSSVDKDALSKLLSAVSKPNLAKKSVVDVQQSIKNKAEELRRKIEGDGSVVPLAAEVQLSETENKDLKKSADRVINKAVNVDSEQEPQQLKSADIALSSVPPSITNNIQEVLDDEFQVLFFNVAGLTLAVPLVSLGGIVKIEHINHLIGRPKWFLGVQTRREQTVNVVDSCQWVMPEKYTKELADSIDYQYIVMLEDSDWGFACESLVNSVKINKSHVNWREKAGKRPWLAGVVKEQMCGILNVQALIEMLDAGLGCQDSID, encoded by the coding sequence ATGTCAAAATCGGTTGATGAGACTGTTTTTGATTTTTTCTGCATTCTTTTACAGGAGCCTACGGAAACCGTTCCTGATGCGGAAGAGTTTGAGACTGATAAGAAGGCTCTGTCAGCGATTGAAAATGACAACGAAAGCTTAATTAAACAATCCACTTTTGCAGAGGATGTTGTTAAAGAAGTTAATGTTGAAAAAAATAACAAAAATGCACTTTCAAGTGAAATACAACCATCAAGTCATATTAAAAAAGAGCAGGTTAATTCGTCGATGTTTCAATCTCCAGCACCAGCTCGTGTAAATCGGCCTGATACAGCGCAGAAGCACTTTGCTCAATCTAGTGTTGATAAAGATGCGCTATCTAAATTATTATCCGCCGTTTCTAAACCGAATTTAGCAAAAAAATCGGTAGTAGATGTACAACAAAGTATCAAAAATAAGGCTGAAGAGTTACGTCGTAAGATAGAGGGTGACGGGAGTGTTGTTCCCCTGGCTGCAGAAGTGCAATTATCTGAAACAGAAAATAAAGATTTAAAAAAGTCAGCCGATAGAGTTATTAATAAAGCGGTTAATGTTGATTCAGAACAAGAACCACAGCAATTGAAATCTGCTGATATTGCTTTGTCGTCAGTTCCACCTAGTATAACTAACAATATACAAGAAGTATTAGATGATGAATTTCAGGTTTTATTTTTCAATGTTGCGGGGTTAACCCTTGCTGTACCATTGGTTAGTTTGGGTGGTATTGTTAAAATAGAACATATTAATCACCTGATTGGGCGTCCTAAGTGGTTTTTAGGGGTGCAAACTCGTAGAGAGCAAACGGTAAATGTGGTTGATAGTTGTCAATGGGTTATGCCAGAGAAGTATACTAAAGAATTGGCGGATTCAATTGATTATCAATATATCGTAATGCTTGAAGATAGTGACTGGGGATTTGCATGTGAGTCTTTAGTCAACTCGGTAAAAATTAATAAATCTCATGTCAATTGGCGTGAGAAAGCAGGTAAGCGACCGTGGCTTGCTGGTGTTGTTAAAGAACAAATGTGTGGCATTTTGAATGTGCAGGCGCTCATTGAGATGCTAGATGCAGGATTAGGTTGTCAAGATTCGATTGACTGA
- a CDS encoding ParA family protein, which produces MKVWTIANQKGGVGKTTTVASLAGALVKRGQKVLMIDTDPHASLGYYLGIDSEEIPSSLYDIFLAHKQLTLSEVEKHIVPTSIDGLDLIPASMALATLDRALGHQEGMGLVIRNLLALLDDKYDIALIDCPPILGVLMVNALAASQHIIIPVQTEFLAIKGLERMIKTMALMGRSKKTTYSFTVLPTMFDRRTKASPVALKSLEEMYPDTLWPDVIPVDTKFRDASLAHVPASHYTPSSRGMKAYNRLLDDLLSKELTHVKIG; this is translated from the coding sequence TTGAAAGTCTGGACAATTGCAAACCAAAAAGGTGGAGTTGGAAAAACGACGACGGTTGCCAGTCTAGCCGGCGCATTGGTTAAGCGTGGCCAAAAAGTCTTAATGATCGATACCGACCCTCATGCATCGCTTGGCTATTATTTGGGCATTGATTCAGAAGAAATTCCAAGCTCGTTATACGATATTTTTCTGGCCCATAAACAATTAACCTTGTCAGAGGTTGAAAAACATATTGTCCCTACCTCGATTGACGGACTAGATCTAATACCTGCTTCAATGGCATTAGCTACGCTAGATAGAGCTTTAGGGCATCAAGAAGGGATGGGGTTGGTGATACGAAACCTTTTAGCCTTGCTAGATGATAAATACGATATTGCTCTCATTGATTGCCCTCCCATTCTTGGTGTTTTAATGGTCAATGCATTAGCTGCAAGCCAGCACATTATCATTCCGGTTCAAACAGAGTTCCTAGCCATTAAAGGCTTAGAGCGAATGATCAAGACCATGGCTTTGATGGGGCGTTCTAAAAAAACAACGTACAGTTTTACGGTTTTACCAACCATGTTTGATCGTCGAACCAAAGCGTCACCAGTGGCATTAAAGTCATTGGAAGAAATGTATCCAGATACATTGTGGCCAGACGTTATTCCTGTTGATACTAAGTTTAGAGATGCCAGTTTAGCCCATGTTCCCGCATCGCATTACACCCCAAGTAGCCGAGGTATGAAAGCCTACAATCGATTACTTGACGACTTATTATCGAAGGAGTTAACACATGTCAAAATCGGTTGA
- a CDS encoding membrane anchored protein in chemotaxis locus, producing the protein MSTQQMLVVFLLVIAVISFASLYFDSAKKMRDLQFQVEQLKSSQVLLMVPDDQAADIAAWLTKHPDKTKALAQKAANGEQITLTLGPGVSSNTNEVSPPMLETVNDTVIENTQGVKVIPLPHGGIRVTTRETDLPQNNQ; encoded by the coding sequence ATGAGCACTCAACAGATGTTGGTTGTGTTTTTATTAGTGATCGCGGTGATTTCATTCGCGAGCTTGTATTTTGATAGTGCAAAAAAAATGCGAGATTTGCAGTTTCAAGTTGAGCAATTAAAGTCGTCACAAGTGTTGTTGATGGTGCCAGATGACCAAGCCGCAGATATCGCCGCTTGGTTGACAAAACACCCAGATAAAACCAAAGCGTTAGCCCAAAAGGCGGCGAATGGTGAACAAATAACACTAACATTAGGTCCAGGCGTTAGCTCTAATACTAATGAGGTTTCGCCACCTATGCTAGAGACCGTTAATGATACGGTTATCGAAAATACACAGGGCGTGAAAGTTATTCCTCTACCACATGGTGGAATTAGGGTAACGACTCGTGAAACTGATTTACCCCAGAATAACCAGTAA
- a CDS encoding protein-glutamate methylesterase/protein-glutamine glutaminase: MATKVLVVDDSSFFRRRVSEIVNQDNDLEVVGVAVNGQEAIEMAVKLKPQVITMDIEMPVMDGITAVRKIMATNPIPILMFSSLTHDGAKATLDALDAGALDFLPKRFEDIASNKDDAIKLLQQRVKALGRRRLYKPIQRANTARSDSASSLGSARASISTKSSNVVGTAPVSSVSSIRASGKKYKALLIGTSTGGPVALQKILTAFPVNYPHPILLIQHMPAAFTPAFASRLNSLCKIEVKEAQSGDVLKPGCAYLAPGGMQLMVERSGSLGRLKVIAGNADMNYKPSVDITFASASKVFGSDVLAVVLTGMGADGREGARMLKAVGANIWAQDEASCVVYGMPQAVTAAGISTHSIALENMAEAILKETSRG, translated from the coding sequence ATGGCTACTAAAGTTTTAGTTGTAGATGATTCAAGCTTCTTCAGACGCCGCGTGAGTGAAATTGTCAATCAAGACAATGACCTTGAAGTCGTTGGTGTTGCAGTCAATGGCCAAGAGGCCATTGAGATGGCTGTAAAGTTGAAGCCGCAAGTTATCACTATGGATATCGAAATGCCCGTTATGGATGGTATTACTGCTGTCCGTAAAATAATGGCGACCAATCCAATCCCAATTTTGATGTTTTCCTCTTTGACCCATGATGGCGCTAAAGCAACACTTGATGCTTTAGATGCTGGTGCATTGGACTTTTTACCTAAACGATTTGAAGATATTGCATCAAATAAAGATGATGCAATAAAGCTACTCCAACAAAGAGTGAAAGCATTAGGGCGAAGACGTCTTTATAAACCGATTCAAAGAGCTAATACAGCCCGCTCGGACTCTGCTTCAAGCCTTGGTTCTGCAAGAGCCTCTATATCGACCAAGTCATCAAATGTTGTTGGAACTGCGCCTGTAAGCAGTGTTTCTTCGATTCGTGCCAGTGGCAAGAAATATAAAGCATTGCTTATCGGCACCTCAACAGGCGGGCCTGTTGCACTTCAGAAAATCCTAACGGCATTTCCAGTAAACTATCCGCATCCAATTTTATTAATACAACACATGCCTGCTGCTTTTACGCCAGCATTCGCTAGTCGTTTGAATAGCTTGTGTAAAATTGAAGTGAAAGAAGCACAAAGTGGAGATGTGCTTAAACCCGGTTGTGCTTATTTAGCCCCTGGTGGCATGCAACTAATGGTTGAAAGAAGTGGTTCTCTTGGCCGTTTGAAGGTGATTGCAGGTAATGCTGACATGAATTATAAACCTAGTGTCGACATTACTTTTGCTTCAGCTTCAAAAGTCTTCGGTAGTGATGTTCTCGCTGTTGTACTTACCGGTATGGGCGCAGATGGCCGTGAAGGTGCTAGAATGCTGAAAGCTGTCGGTGCCAATATATGGGCGCAAGATGAAGCCAGTTGTGTGGTGTATGGTATGCCTCAAGCGGTTACTGCCGCAGGTATTTCAACTCATTCTATTGCTTTAGAAAATATGGCAGAAGCTATTCTTAAAGAGACATCTCGTGGCTAA
- a CDS encoding chemotaxis protein CheA, giving the protein MSFDVDEEILQDFLIEAGEILELLQEQLVALENNPDDSDLLNAIFRGFHTVKGGAGFLSLGPMVDVCHEAENTFDLLRTGKREVNADLMDIILQAVDAINSMFAQTQQGQQQDDADPGLLQRLKLLSSGAPLPSEVSAVVEDVIVAQEPIADIAPNFIEEPSDSAGSIDDIDESEFEALLDALHGEGKSPTIKSSTDAVNQVASEPVGSAASTSSDEITDDEFEALLDELHGSANANSPVVPEPQVVAEVVSAPSVDSDDISDDEFEKLLDELHGKGSAPAAVTAPKASTPAAVKPSTPPVQATATVKASAPSTTPSVTPKPVAPAKAPAVAAKKAEAPKAQSAMPQGETTVRVDTSRLDQIMNMVGELVLVRNRLVSLGISRDDEEMSKALANLDLVTADLQGAVMKTRMQPIKKVFGRFPRVVRDLARTLNKEIDLIMVGEDTDLDKNLVEALADPLVHLVRNSVDHGIEMPITREASGKSRTGTITLSASQEGDHILLKIEDDGAGMDAEKLKEIAISRGVLDEDSASRMTDNEAYNLIFAPGFSTKVEISDISGRGVGMDVVKTRITQLNGTVHIDSVQGKGTILEIKVPLTLAIMPTLMVDVAKQVFALPLSSVNEIFHLDLTKTNVVDGQLTVIVRDKAVPLFYLEQWLHRNKTNLIHGDKKQGHVVIVQLGTMQIGFVVDALIGQEEVVIKPLGSMLQGTPGMAGATITSDGGIALILDVPGLLKYYAKSKN; this is encoded by the coding sequence ATGTCTTTTGATGTTGATGAAGAGATACTCCAGGACTTTTTGATTGAAGCTGGTGAGATTTTAGAGCTTCTACAAGAGCAACTTGTCGCTCTTGAAAATAATCCTGATGATAGTGATTTACTAAATGCGATCTTTAGAGGTTTCCACACTGTCAAAGGTGGAGCAGGCTTTTTAAGTCTTGGCCCTATGGTCGATGTTTGTCACGAAGCCGAAAATACGTTTGATTTACTTCGAACTGGCAAGCGTGAAGTAAATGCCGATTTAATGGATATCATTTTACAAGCTGTTGATGCAATTAACAGCATGTTTGCACAAACTCAGCAAGGTCAGCAACAAGATGATGCGGATCCTGGTCTTTTACAACGCTTAAAATTATTGAGTTCTGGCGCGCCATTACCATCTGAAGTCTCCGCGGTTGTAGAAGACGTTATCGTTGCACAAGAGCCCATTGCCGATATCGCCCCAAATTTCATTGAAGAACCAAGTGATTCTGCAGGTTCAATAGATGATATCGATGAAAGTGAATTCGAGGCATTACTCGATGCACTTCATGGGGAAGGTAAAAGTCCTACAATTAAAAGCAGCACAGACGCTGTAAATCAGGTTGCTTCTGAGCCAGTAGGGAGTGCTGCAAGCACATCAAGCGATGAAATTACAGATGATGAATTTGAAGCCCTACTTGATGAACTGCATGGCTCAGCTAACGCAAATTCACCAGTAGTTCCAGAACCACAGGTTGTTGCAGAAGTCGTCAGTGCACCAAGTGTAGATTCTGATGATATTAGTGATGATGAATTTGAAAAACTATTAGATGAATTACATGGCAAAGGATCTGCTCCTGCTGCTGTTACAGCGCCTAAAGCATCGACTCCTGCAGCAGTAAAGCCTAGTACTCCGCCAGTGCAAGCAACTGCCACAGTAAAAGCATCAGCGCCATCAACAACTCCATCAGTAACACCTAAACCAGTTGCGCCTGCTAAGGCTCCTGCAGTTGCAGCTAAAAAAGCTGAAGCGCCTAAAGCACAGTCAGCAATGCCGCAAGGTGAAACAACGGTGAGAGTTGACACTTCTCGACTTGATCAGATTATGAACATGGTCGGTGAGTTAGTGTTGGTGAGAAATAGATTAGTCAGCTTAGGGATCTCTCGTGATGATGAAGAGATGTCTAAAGCACTTGCTAACTTAGATCTTGTTACTGCCGATTTACAAGGCGCAGTAATGAAAACCCGAATGCAGCCTATTAAGAAAGTTTTTGGTCGCTTCCCAAGGGTTGTTCGAGATTTAGCAAGAACACTGAATAAAGAAATTGATTTAATCATGGTAGGTGAAGATACCGACCTTGATAAAAACTTAGTTGAAGCACTTGCCGATCCATTAGTCCATTTGGTCAGAAACTCTGTTGATCATGGCATTGAAATGCCAATTACCCGTGAAGCAAGTGGTAAGTCTCGAACTGGTACAATTACGCTGTCAGCGAGTCAAGAAGGTGACCATATTCTTCTCAAAATTGAAGATGATGGCGCCGGAATGGATGCTGAAAAATTAAAAGAAATTGCCATCAGTCGCGGTGTGTTAGATGAAGATTCTGCATCGAGAATGACTGATAACGAAGCGTATAATTTAATTTTCGCTCCGGGTTTTTCTACCAAGGTAGAAATCTCTGATATTTCAGGGCGTGGAGTTGGTATGGATGTGGTAAAAACCCGCATTACTCAACTAAACGGCACTGTGCATATAGATTCAGTCCAAGGTAAAGGCACAATATTAGAAATCAAAGTGCCTCTGACATTAGCTATTATGCCAACGTTGATGGTCGATGTTGCTAAGCAAGTGTTTGCTTTACCACTTTCAAGTGTTAACGAAATATTCCATCTAGATCTAACTAAAACCAATGTAGTCGATGGTCAATTAACCGTTATTGTGAGAGATAAAGCCGTTCCCTTGTTCTACCTCGAGCAATGGCTACATCGTAATAAAACAAATCTAATTCATGGTGACAAAAAACAGGGTCATGTCGTTATTGTTCAACTTGGAACAATGCAAATAGGATTTGTTGTCGATGCGCTAATCGGTCAAGAGGAAGTGGTGATTAAACCGCTAGGTAGTATGTTGCAAGGAACGCCAGGAATGGCTGGTGCAACCATTACTTCAGACGGAGGTATTGCACTTATTCTGGATGTACCGGGCTTATTAAAATATTACGCCAAAAGTAAAAATTAA